One window from the genome of Oscillospiraceae bacterium encodes:
- a CDS encoding ABC transporter substrate-binding protein, with product MKKKLCRLLAAACLLAACTACRGGHEGSGVVRFVLDWTPNTNHTGLYVAQEKGYFENEGLKVEIMQPPEDGALVLLGAGNAEFAVDVQEGLGPAIARKTDALPVTAVAAIVCHNTSGLLSLKKSGIERPRDLEGKRFATWETPLVDAVIRRIVEADGGVFENVKMIPNHATDAFSALQTDVDSIWIYYAWDGVAAEKNNIDATFLDLGQLDPTLDFYTPVIVTNTDYAAANPDEVRAFLRAVSRGYQFAMENPDEAADILLRYAPELDETLVRRSQAYLATRYQADAPRWGEIDPVRWGAFYAWMFENGLLQEDIREQGFTNEYLPT from the coding sequence TTGAAGAAGAAACTGTGCCGGCTTCTGGCCGCCGCGTGTCTGCTCGCCGCATGCACCGCCTGCCGGGGCGGACATGAAGGGAGCGGTGTCGTCCGCTTTGTGCTGGACTGGACACCGAACACCAACCACACCGGTCTCTATGTGGCACAAGAGAAGGGATATTTCGAAAACGAAGGTCTCAAGGTGGAGATCATGCAGCCGCCGGAGGACGGCGCGCTGGTGCTGCTCGGCGCGGGCAACGCGGAATTTGCCGTGGACGTGCAGGAGGGGCTCGGCCCCGCCATCGCCCGGAAAACGGATGCCCTACCCGTCACAGCCGTCGCGGCGATCGTCTGTCACAACACGAGCGGCCTCCTGTCGCTAAAGAAGAGCGGCATCGAGCGTCCGCGGGACCTGGAAGGCAAGCGGTTCGCGACCTGGGAGACACCGCTGGTCGACGCGGTGATCCGCCGTATCGTGGAAGCGGACGGCGGGGTTTTTGAAAACGTCAAAATGATCCCGAATCATGCGACCGACGCATTCTCCGCACTCCAGACCGATGTGGATTCCATTTGGATCTACTACGCGTGGGACGGCGTCGCGGCGGAGAAAAACAACATTGACGCAACCTTTCTCGATCTGGGGCAGCTCGATCCCACGCTGGACTTCTATACGCCGGTGATTGTGACCAACACGGACTACGCCGCCGCCAACCCGGACGAGGTCAGGGCCTTTCTCCGCGCGGTCAGCCGCGGATATCAGTTCGCGATGGAAAATCCGGACGAGGCCGCCGACATCCTTCTGCGGTACGCGCCGGAGCTCGACGAAACGCTGGTGCGACGCAGCCAGGCCTATCTGGCCACGCGTTATCAGGCGGATGCGCCCCGCTGGGGCGAGATCGACCCGGTGCGCTGGGGCGCCTTCTACGCTTGGATGTTCGAAAACGGCCTGCTGCAAGAGGACATCCGCGAGCAGGGCTTCACGAACGAGTATCTGCCCACATGA